Below is a window of Labilibaculum sp. DW002 DNA.
AATAATTTCTGCTCTGTAGAATTTATGGAAATCGTCGGAAGTTTTTTCAGGGATTTGGTATCCAGAATTGAGGCATCGTAGACACTTATCTCATTGTTGTAAATCTGTTTGTAACATACAGATGCTGGTTCGCTTGTAAATAGTAAACTATCTACAACATTTATGTGAAATGGTGTTTGCCATTCCCAACTTTCTTGTGATTCCCATCTTAAATAACTTACACTGTTCGATTGGTCAACAGCGTCAAAGTATAGTTTAACGGCACTACGCTCAACATCTTTAGAAATAAATTGTTTGTAATCTTCACCATAAATGTTTGTGATTTCTACTGGTGGCGACATTATTTCTGGTTCAGACTCATATTCTAAACCATCTTTAGTGATAATTTTTATCCAGTAACTAGTGCCTATTTCACCTCGAAAATCTGATGATTCATTTTGGTATAAACCCGGTTCAATTTCTTGGAATATATCAGAATCCCCTTTGTCATTAAATATGTTAATGATGGCATCGCCTTCAGGATTGACGGAATCTCTAGTTGTAACAGAGTCCATTGAAACTGTTTTGTATAAGCGAATTTGAATAGGAATGTTTTCGTTTGATATTTTACCATCAACGACTAAAACAGAGAAGTTTCCGTTTATTTTAGGGCTATACCTTTCTGTACATGATAAAAATATAGGGACAAAAAGAAAAGGTAATATTAACCTTTTAAGTTTAGTTATGTTCATTTTATGCAAAGGGTTAGGTAGTGGGTTGTCTAAAGTTAAATAAAATCTAGGAAGAAAGATGCTTCTTTGTTTCATTATTTGACAAAATTCTAATTTTATGGTTATCTAACTGTTGCACTGCAGGCGAACTTAACGGACTTATAAAAAAGGTAGTGGGAATTATTAAAATAACATGCTAATAATGTTACAGAATAAATTTGTTTGAATTAATACTTATTGCCAAAAAGATGGTTTTGTGATAGAGAATTCATAAGAACAGTCGAAGCAGAATATATAACGATAGTAAAAAACGGCATCTCCTTTATCAAATTCTATTCTAGTAATGTAATAGATAGCTGGATTAGGTCTGTTTTTACTGGATTTTTCGATACATTCTGGAGGAAAATAATCAAAAGTAGTTTGAAACATATCTCGGTTAAATGATTTGCCTTTACTGCTTACTGAAGAAACCTCAAAATAACCAACAACAGAATAATTATCATCGCAACAGTATATATTTCCTTCTACGTTGCCAGGTGACCTATCATACAGATTTCCACTGCTTTGATTTATTTGTTTAATGTGATTCCAAAATTGATAATTATTTGCACTAATGGATCGGACATTTATATGTAGATAGTAATCAAATAATAATTTTTGTTCTGTATAATCTATGGAAACTAAAGGAAGTTTATGCATTGATTTGGTATCCAGAATTGACGCATCAAAGACACTTATCTCATTGTTGAATTTCTGCCGATAACATATCGATGCTGGTTCGCTTGTAAAAAGTAAACTATCTGGAAGATTTAAGTGGAATGGTGTTTGCCATTCCCAGCCTTCGTTAGATTCCCATCTTATATAACTTACACTGTTCGATTGGTCAATTGCATCAAAGTAAAGTTTAACGGCATTTCGCTCTAAATCTTTAGAAATATACTGTTTGTAATCTTCACCATAAATGTTGGTGATTTCTACTGGGGGAGACATGATTTCTGGTTCAGACTCAAATTCTAAACCATCTTTAGTGATAATTTTTATCCAATAAGTTGTACCTACATCACCTCGAAAACTTGAGGATTCATTTTGGTATAAACCAGGCTCGATTTCTTGGAATACATCGGAATTTCCTTTGTCGTCGAATATGTTAATGATGGCATCACTTTCAGGAATAATGGAATCTCTGGTTGTAACAGAATCCATTGATATTGTTTTGTATAAACGAATTTGAATTGGAGTGTTTTCGTTTGAGATTTTACCATCAACAACTAAAATAGAGAAGTTTCCATTTATTTTTGGGCTATACCTTTCTGTACAGGATAAAAATAAAGGAACAAAAAGAAAGGGTAATATTAGTTTCTTTAGTTTAGTTATGATCACTTTGCGCAAGGGATTAGATCGTATGTTATCTAAAGTTAGATAAAATCTAGGAAGAAACTTGCTTCTTTATTTTATTATTT
It encodes the following:
- a CDS encoding DUF4249 domain-containing protein, which codes for MNITKLKRLILPFLFVPIFLSCTERYSPKINGNFSVLVVDGKISNENIPIQIRLYKTVSMDSVTTRDSVNPEGDAIINIFNDKGDSDIFQEIEPGLYQNESSDFRGEIGTSYWIKIITKDGLEYESEPEIMSPPVEITNIYGEDYKQFISKDVERSAVKLYFDAVDQSNSVSYLRWESQESWEWQTPFHINVVDSLLFTSEPASVCYKQIYNNEISVYDASILDTKSLKKLPTISINSTEQKLLFDYHLHINVRSISANNYKFWDHIKQINQSSGNLYDRTPGNVEGNIYCCDGDHSVVGYFEVSSVSAKGKSFNRDMFQTNFEYFPPECVEKSRRKARPDPTIYYVTRIEYDKGDAVYFYRYIYCYDCSYEFPITKPSFWQ
- a CDS encoding DUF4249 domain-containing protein, which gives rise to MIITKLKKLILPFLFVPLFLSCTERYSPKINGNFSILVVDGKISNENTPIQIRLYKTISMDSVTTRDSIIPESDAIINIFDDKGNSDVFQEIEPGLYQNESSSFRGDVGTTYWIKIITKDGLEFESEPEIMSPPVEITNIYGEDYKQYISKDLERNAVKLYFDAIDQSNSVSYIRWESNEGWEWQTPFHLNLPDSLLFTSEPASICYRQKFNNEISVFDASILDTKSMHKLPLVSIDYTEQKLLFDYYLHINVRSISANNYQFWNHIKQINQSSGNLYDRSPGNVEGNIYCCDDNYSVVGYFEVSSVSSKGKSFNRDMFQTTFDYFPPECIEKSSKNRPNPAIYYITRIEFDKGDAVFYYRYIFCFDCSYEFSITKPSFWQ